A region of Alkalispirochaeta americana DNA encodes the following proteins:
- a CDS encoding alpha-amylase family glycosyl hydrolase gives MKTIYRTDSFVPGPLREFHISRSARDTYHFSQGIFSIQGHVLFAETRQARDFAMRINTVRKSALHPERAVRAGDILAMGLIDEIFHYVISLYLQQYGQDMLRRLEAHLESTLGTAEVDRLLMLFSERFPTVACYQGKESPRESLDRTQEGLSGREIALEEMILLWTGNRNLGFYPLLELFDEQLLALDTCYDRAMTAIGDFFETQPSFGPDDQTLIELLLAPARAHPDDLHAQLDYIRRRWDSLVGSFLDRILRSLDVLAEEHKARFFGPGESSVLEFPHGGNFPGEDADYARFSPDREWMPRAVILAKSTLVWLDQLSKKYQREITTLDAIPDAELDLLARQGFTGLWLIGLWQRSQASRRIKNLCGNPEAEASAYSLYDYDIARELGGWEALDTLRRRLWQRGIRIASDMVPNHTGIDSRWVHEHPEWFISLPDSPFPGYTFQGENLSTREGVEIYLEDHYYNRSDAAVVFKRVNSSSGEVRYIYHGNDGTSMPWNDTAQLNYLNSEAREAVIQTIITVAKNFPIIRFDAAMTLAKKHIQRLWFPAPGQGGDIPSRSDHGLSRADFEKAIPLEFWREVVDRVAQEVPDTLLLAEAFWMMEGYFVRNLGMHRVYNSAFMNMLKNEENENYRTTIKNTLEYDPEVLKRFVNFMNNPDEDTAVAQFGSGDKYFGVATMMVTMPGLPMFGHGQIEGFAEKYGMEYRKAYWDETPNQGLIERHQREIFPLMHQRHLFADATHFRLYDVYAANGDVNPHVFVYSNRQASQDNHSQGNQEGRTLVMYNNSYQEASGWIHTSAPYVIHGDESRARMTEQLIPALNLTPSWKHFVIFQEQRSGLWFIRNCGEILERGLYLQLKGYESQVCLNMYEVEDNRYSHYARLADSLGGAGTPDISRAMKRLLLQPLHDAFGALANTGIMRTLMEALVGTAAPVDWEELATQYRTFLGIAGQFCEHTTRLEDAVALFQHNGEALDRLSQLVKRAPDEVGALVASHMEAEREDASIFLALTLLLPLDVFISGQDRISPQLVGYHALDQAGEWQLIETLRPILMQIQPDGSLPDYWSQLVQITLAHHNWWRYGIGEPQETTALTIVESLLADPNVETFLRIHSHNGITWFNQEAFDLLIDWLLVIGAWHELTAAVAAGTRVSWKRVLKETTGMARVYREWRRAEKASRYRVDRLLEALQPEPEEELEAASEAETASEAQPAQPAQSAPDKQSAPDKQPGSGPKRNARSEKPKGTK, from the coding sequence ATGAAAACCATCTACAGGACAGATTCGTTTGTACCGGGACCGCTCCGGGAGTTTCATATATCCCGCAGCGCCCGTGATACCTACCACTTCTCCCAGGGAATCTTCTCCATCCAGGGCCACGTTCTCTTTGCCGAAACCCGTCAGGCCCGGGACTTTGCCATGCGCATAAACACTGTGCGCAAAAGCGCCCTTCATCCCGAACGGGCGGTACGCGCCGGGGATATCCTGGCCATGGGGCTGATCGACGAGATTTTTCATTACGTGATCTCCCTCTACCTCCAGCAGTACGGCCAGGATATGCTTCGGCGCCTGGAGGCGCACCTGGAAAGCACCCTGGGAACCGCCGAGGTTGACCGGCTCCTGATGCTCTTCTCGGAGCGTTTTCCCACGGTTGCCTGCTATCAGGGCAAGGAAAGCCCCCGGGAAAGTCTGGACCGCACCCAGGAGGGCCTCTCGGGCCGCGAGATAGCCCTGGAAGAGATGATCCTGCTCTGGACCGGAAACCGGAACCTGGGCTTCTATCCCCTGCTGGAACTGTTTGACGAGCAGCTCCTGGCTCTGGATACCTGTTACGACCGGGCCATGACGGCCATCGGGGATTTCTTCGAGACCCAGCCCTCCTTCGGGCCCGACGATCAGACCCTGATCGAGCTTCTCCTGGCCCCGGCCCGGGCCCACCCCGATGATCTTCACGCCCAGCTCGATTACATCCGCCGTCGCTGGGACAGCCTGGTGGGGTCCTTTCTGGACCGGATACTGCGCTCCCTGGATGTTCTGGCCGAGGAGCACAAGGCCCGGTTCTTTGGTCCCGGAGAAAGCTCCGTCCTGGAGTTCCCCCACGGGGGCAATTTCCCGGGAGAGGATGCCGACTACGCCCGGTTCAGCCCTGACCGGGAGTGGATGCCCCGAGCGGTGATTCTTGCCAAAAGCACCCTGGTCTGGCTGGACCAACTCTCCAAAAAGTATCAGCGGGAGATCACCACCCTGGATGCGATCCCGGACGCCGAACTCGATCTCCTTGCACGGCAGGGCTTCACCGGCCTCTGGCTCATCGGACTGTGGCAGCGCTCCCAGGCCTCCAGGCGGATCAAGAACCTCTGCGGAAACCCCGAGGCCGAGGCAAGCGCCTATTCGCTCTACGACTACGATATTGCCCGGGAGCTGGGGGGCTGGGAGGCTCTGGACACCCTGCGACGTCGCCTCTGGCAGCGGGGAATCCGTATCGCCAGCGATATGGTTCCCAACCACACGGGAATAGATTCCCGATGGGTTCACGAACACCCGGAGTGGTTCATATCCCTCCCCGACAGCCCCTTCCCGGGATATACCTTTCAGGGAGAAAACCTCAGCACCCGCGAAGGGGTGGAGATCTACCTGGAAGACCACTACTACAACCGCAGCGACGCAGCGGTGGTCTTCAAACGGGTAAACAGCTCCAGCGGCGAGGTTCGTTATATCTACCACGGGAACGATGGCACCAGCATGCCCTGGAACGACACGGCCCAGCTGAACTATCTCAACTCCGAGGCCCGCGAGGCGGTAATTCAGACAATCATCACCGTGGCAAAAAACTTCCCCATCATCCGTTTCGATGCCGCTATGACCCTGGCAAAGAAGCACATTCAGCGCCTCTGGTTCCCCGCGCCGGGTCAGGGTGGTGATATCCCCTCCCGAAGCGATCACGGCCTCTCCCGGGCCGATTTCGAAAAGGCTATTCCCCTGGAATTCTGGCGAGAGGTGGTAGACCGGGTGGCCCAGGAGGTGCCCGACACGCTTCTCCTGGCCGAAGCCTTCTGGATGATGGAGGGCTACTTTGTTCGAAACCTGGGGATGCACCGGGTTTATAACAGCGCCTTCATGAATATGCTCAAAAACGAGGAGAACGAGAACTACCGAACCACCATCAAGAATACCCTGGAGTACGATCCGGAGGTTCTCAAGCGGTTTGTAAACTTCATGAACAACCCCGACGAGGACACCGCCGTGGCCCAGTTCGGCTCGGGAGACAAATATTTCGGGGTTGCCACCATGATGGTGACCATGCCGGGGCTTCCCATGTTCGGCCATGGCCAGATCGAGGGGTTCGCCGAGAAATACGGCATGGAATACCGCAAGGCCTATTGGGACGAGACCCCCAATCAGGGTCTCATCGAGCGGCACCAGCGGGAGATCTTCCCCCTCATGCACCAGCGCCATCTCTTTGCCGATGCTACCCATTTTCGTCTCTACGATGTCTACGCCGCCAACGGCGACGTGAATCCCCATGTCTTTGTCTATTCCAACCGCCAGGCATCCCAGGACAACCACTCCCAGGGCAACCAGGAGGGACGAACCCTGGTGATGTACAACAACAGCTACCAGGAAGCCTCCGGGTGGATCCATACCTCGGCCCCCTACGTGATCCACGGCGATGAATCGCGGGCACGCATGACGGAGCAGCTCATCCCGGCCCTGAATCTCACCCCCTCGTGGAAGCACTTTGTGATCTTTCAGGAACAGCGCAGCGGCCTCTGGTTCATCAGGAACTGCGGCGAAATTCTGGAGCGGGGACTCTATCTGCAGCTCAAGGGCTACGAGAGTCAGGTCTGCCTCAATATGTACGAGGTTGAGGACAACCGCTACTCCCATTACGCCCGCCTGGCCGACTCTCTGGGGGGAGCGGGAACCCCCGATATCTCCCGGGCCATGAAGCGGCTTCTGCTGCAGCCCCTCCACGATGCCTTCGGTGCCCTGGCAAACACCGGCATCATGCGAACCCTCATGGAAGCGCTCGTGGGGACCGCCGCACCCGTGGACTGGGAGGAGCTTGCCACCCAGTACCGGACATTCCTGGGAATAGCCGGTCAGTTCTGCGAGCATACCACCCGCCTGGAAGACGCCGTGGCGCTCTTCCAGCACAACGGTGAGGCCCTGGATCGGCTCTCGCAGCTGGTAAAACGCGCCCCCGACGAGGTGGGTGCCCTGGTAGCCTCTCACATGGAGGCCGAACGGGAAGACGCATCGATCTTCCTGGCTCTGACGCTGCTTCTGCCTCTGGATGTCTTTATTTCCGGCCAGGACCGGATCAGCCCCCAGCTTGTGGGCTATCACGCCCTGGATCAGGCCGGCGAGTGGCAACTGATCGAGACGCTGCGCCCTATCCTGATGCAGATCCAGCCCGACGGCTCCCTGCCCGATTACTGGTCACAACTGGTACAAATCACCCTGGCACACCATAACTGGTGGCGCTACGGCATAGGGGAACCGCAGGAAACAACGGCCCTGACGATTGTGGAATCGCTCCTGGCAGATCCCAACGTGGAGACCTTTCTCCGTATCCACAGCCATAACGGGATCACCTGGTTCAACCAGGAAGCTTTTGACCTGCTGATTGACTGGCTTCTGGTTATCGGGGCCTGGCACGAGCTCACGGCGGCCGTGGCCGCAGGAACACGGGTCAGCTGGAAACGGGTCCTGAAAGAGACCACCGGCATGGCCCGGGTCTACCGGGAATGGCGCCGGGCAGAAAAGGCAAGCCGCTACCGGGTTGACCGCCTTCTGGAGGCGCTCCAGCCGGAGCCCGAGGAGGAGCTCGAGGCAGCGTCCGAAGCCGAGACAGCATCCGAGGCACAGCCGGCACAGCCGGCACAGTCGGCACCGGACAAGCAGTCGGCACCGGACAAGCAGCCCGGGAGCGGGCCAAAACGGAACGCCCGATCAGAAAAACCGAAAGGAACCAAATGA
- a CDS encoding 4-alpha-glucanotransferase, which produces MKYPHGTARITGVLVPLAALRSTTSIGCGEFADLPDLARWCSATGLNLIQLLPVNDTGGESSPYSALSAYALHPVYIRIQDLPELQELSPKVRAALESQLKKLHQELDGPERFDHGRVLAEKTALLRQIFTEAAPEGPEGTDTTPAGKDLTAFVRANPWVKPYSVFRALKDAHQGRAWTTWEEHRQGDQALVDKLWRRASLKRETRFYAWVQMRLARQFREASREVARLGVALKGDIPILMNQDSVDAWFNREVFRPDLRAGAPPDMFSDLGQNWGFPIYNWDYLESQDYAWWRERLRQAAQYYQAYRIDHVLGFFRIWSIPERNVSGTLGFFWPQKGLTRDDLGQVGLDAGRLRWLSEPHLRGEELHQGLGEDLPGLITTLFEQIDQEDLFLFSPAIRGEADIIALGLPAGQQEWLLERYRDRALLELPDGTFAPSWFFRDCSRYQTLSPEERARIEELLDRRGAENNELWAEQGRTLLKFMQNTTDMLTCAEDLGVVPEAVPRVLGELGILSLLIPRWSHYWDQPGEPLIPLGEYPEASVCAPSVHDTSTLRGWWEDESGREALWREITSGEDRPCPEQFTPEVALEVYRGILACSSRIVVFQLQDLFALTPDLPRKESRQDRINVPGTANSFNWTWRMPLTMEALQDHPRLQEVLRDLAARS; this is translated from the coding sequence GTGAAATATCCCCACGGCACCGCCCGCATCACGGGCGTCCTGGTTCCTCTGGCGGCGCTTCGCAGTACCACCAGCATCGGTTGCGGCGAGTTTGCCGATCTTCCCGATCTGGCCCGGTGGTGTTCTGCAACGGGGCTCAATCTTATCCAGCTTCTGCCGGTAAACGACACAGGCGGAGAGAGTTCTCCCTATAGCGCCCTCAGCGCCTACGCCCTGCACCCCGTCTATATCCGCATCCAGGATCTGCCGGAACTGCAGGAGCTTTCCCCGAAGGTCCGGGCCGCCCTGGAGAGCCAGCTGAAAAAACTGCACCAGGAGCTGGACGGCCCGGAACGCTTCGATCACGGCCGGGTTCTGGCGGAGAAAACCGCCCTGCTGCGGCAGATTTTTACCGAAGCAGCCCCCGAGGGACCGGAAGGAACGGACACCACCCCGGCGGGAAAAGACCTCACCGCTTTTGTCCGGGCCAACCCCTGGGTCAAACCCTACAGCGTGTTTCGCGCCCTCAAGGACGCCCACCAGGGGCGCGCCTGGACCACCTGGGAGGAACACCGCCAGGGGGATCAAGCCCTGGTGGACAAGCTCTGGCGGCGGGCATCGCTCAAGAGGGAAACCCGTTTTTACGCCTGGGTCCAGATGCGGCTCGCCCGGCAGTTCAGGGAGGCCTCCCGGGAGGTGGCTCGCCTGGGAGTTGCCCTGAAGGGGGATATCCCCATTCTGATGAACCAGGACAGCGTGGACGCCTGGTTCAACAGGGAGGTCTTCCGTCCCGACCTCCGCGCCGGAGCTCCCCCGGATATGTTCAGCGACCTGGGCCAGAACTGGGGATTTCCCATTTACAACTGGGACTATCTGGAGAGCCAGGATTACGCCTGGTGGCGCGAGCGGCTCCGGCAGGCAGCTCAATATTACCAGGCCTACCGGATCGATCACGTTCTGGGATTTTTCCGCATCTGGTCCATCCCGGAACGAAACGTCTCGGGTACCCTGGGATTTTTCTGGCCCCAGAAAGGGCTCACCCGCGATGATTTGGGTCAGGTTGGTCTTGATGCAGGCCGCCTGCGCTGGCTCAGCGAGCCCCACCTGCGGGGAGAAGAGCTCCATCAGGGATTGGGCGAGGATCTGCCCGGCCTGATCACCACTCTCTTCGAACAGATCGATCAGGAGGATCTCTTCCTGTTTTCCCCAGCAATCAGGGGAGAAGCCGACATCATTGCCCTGGGCCTGCCCGCCGGGCAGCAGGAGTGGCTCCTGGAGCGCTATCGGGACCGGGCCCTCCTGGAGCTGCCCGACGGAACCTTTGCACCAAGCTGGTTCTTCCGGGACTGCAGCCGTTACCAGACCCTCTCCCCCGAGGAGCGGGCCCGTATTGAGGAACTCCTTGACCGCCGGGGCGCAGAAAACAACGAGCTCTGGGCCGAACAGGGTCGCACACTCCTGAAGTTCATGCAGAACACCACGGATATGCTCACCTGTGCCGAGGATCTGGGGGTCGTCCCCGAGGCAGTTCCCCGCGTTCTGGGAGAACTGGGGATCCTGAGCCTGCTCATACCCCGCTGGAGCCACTACTGGGACCAGCCGGGAGAACCCCTCATTCCCCTGGGAGAGTATCCCGAGGCCAGCGTCTGCGCCCCCAGCGTCCATGACACCTCCACCCTCCGGGGCTGGTGGGAAGACGAGTCGGGCCGGGAAGCTCTCTGGAGAGAGATCACCTCCGGCGAGGACCGCCCCTGCCCGGAACAGTTCACCCCCGAGGTGGCCCTGGAGGTATACCGGGGCATCCTGGCGTGCAGCAGCAGAATCGTGGTCTTTCAGCTCCAGGATCTGTTCGCCCTGACACCGGACCTTCCCCGGAAGGAATCCCGCCAGGACAGAATCAACGTACCCGGCACCGCCAACAGTTTTAACTGGACCTGGCGGATGCCCCTGACCATGGAAGCGCTCCAGGATCATCCCCGGTTGCAGGAAGTGCTCCGGGATCTTGCAGCCCGAAGCTGA
- a CDS encoding bifunctional nuclease family protein, with protein MRRTMLIEAEIWTVARTEKGNAVLIKPVGSDRAVPIFIGQLEAQSILFGLAGVPVPRPMTHDLFLSVLEKTNVSVERVEITELKDRTFYSRLLLKHGMKRVTLDARPSDSLGIASRVHCPVFIAETIVDEASVAVNLISENEAQLEPDEPFLEDPGDQANREELEKALEQAVETENYEEAARIRDQLNEL; from the coding sequence ATGAGAAGAACTATGCTTATTGAAGCAGAAATCTGGACAGTGGCCCGAACAGAAAAAGGAAACGCCGTACTGATCAAGCCCGTGGGTAGCGATCGGGCCGTTCCTATTTTCATCGGCCAGCTGGAGGCTCAGTCGATTCTCTTCGGTCTCGCCGGGGTTCCTGTGCCGCGCCCCATGACCCATGATCTCTTCCTCTCGGTCCTGGAGAAAACCAACGTCTCCGTGGAACGCGTGGAAATCACGGAACTCAAGGACCGCACCTTCTATTCCCGGCTTCTTCTCAAACACGGCATGAAACGGGTCACCCTGGACGCGCGCCCCTCGGACAGCCTGGGAATCGCTTCCCGTGTTCACTGTCCGGTCTTCATCGCCGAGACAATTGTGGACGAGGCCAGCGTAGCGGTGAACCTCATCTCCGAGAACGAGGCTCAACTGGAACCGGACGAGCCCTTCCTGGAAGACCCCGGCGACCAGGCCAACAGGGAAGAGCTGGAGAAAGCTCTGGAGCAGGCCGTGGAGACAGAAAACTACGAGGAGGCTGCGCGTATCCGCGATCAGCTCAACGAATTGTAA
- a CDS encoding NAD+ synthase: MKIAIGQINSTIGDFSGNRRRILDAATTALGQGARVIVFPELCVCGYPPMDLLDHATFVEENNRSLRQLQKELPREIAAVVGLVDWNHETPGRAIQNTAAVIHQGQVVFRQAKRLLPTYDVFDEARYFEPATSSGIWLFQGERLGIAICEDLWAGTEPAPGVRYQNNPVRDLLDQGATVLLSPAASPFYKGKASFRRELAERIGRQASLPLIYVNAVGGNDSLIFDGGSFATRGSGEVLEESARFREDLTLVDLTPLPESPTEAERAAPRHLPPSNEPTDEISEIEAALVLGLRDYLEKTGFSRVHLGLSGGIDSAVVAALAVKALGPERVTGFLMPSRYSSPGSITDAEALADNLGIQREILPIDPLYQAVTACLEDQFAGTAPGLAEENIQARLRGLLMMSWSNKFGSLTLTTGNKSELAVGYCTLYGDMAGALAVLGDVLKTEVFALARFMNREREIIPENTIVKPPSAELRPDQKDEDSLPPYPLLDTILEEYLLENRTFQEIVSRGHDPATVEHVLGLVARSEYKRRQAPPVLKVSPRAFGTGRRIPIARHIYETSR; encoded by the coding sequence ATGAAGATTGCTATCGGACAGATTAACAGCACCATCGGAGATTTTTCCGGCAACCGGAGGCGAATCCTGGACGCCGCCACCACCGCCCTGGGTCAGGGTGCCCGGGTGATCGTCTTTCCCGAACTCTGTGTCTGCGGGTACCCCCCCATGGACCTTCTGGACCACGCCACCTTTGTGGAAGAGAACAACCGTTCCCTGCGACAGCTTCAGAAGGAGCTGCCCCGGGAGATCGCCGCCGTGGTGGGGCTGGTGGACTGGAACCACGAAACACCGGGCAGGGCAATCCAGAACACGGCTGCAGTGATCCACCAGGGCCAGGTGGTATTCCGCCAGGCCAAGCGGCTTTTACCTACCTACGATGTCTTTGACGAGGCCCGTTATTTTGAACCAGCCACATCGTCGGGAATCTGGCTCTTTCAGGGAGAGCGTCTGGGGATCGCCATCTGCGAAGATCTCTGGGCGGGAACAGAACCGGCCCCGGGGGTGCGGTACCAAAACAACCCTGTACGGGATCTTCTGGACCAGGGCGCGACGGTACTGCTCTCCCCGGCGGCCAGCCCCTTTTACAAGGGAAAAGCCTCGTTCCGCCGGGAGCTGGCCGAGCGAATCGGCCGCCAGGCATCACTTCCCCTGATCTATGTGAACGCCGTGGGCGGCAACGACAGCCTGATCTTCGACGGCGGCTCCTTCGCCACCCGTGGATCCGGGGAGGTCCTGGAGGAGAGCGCCCGCTTCCGGGAAGATCTGACCCTGGTCGATCTCACCCCCCTTCCGGAAAGTCCGACGGAAGCAGAGCGGGCAGCCCCGCGCCATCTTCCGCCATCGAATGAACCGACCGATGAAATAAGCGAGATCGAGGCGGCTCTCGTGCTGGGACTGCGAGACTACCTGGAGAAAACAGGCTTCTCCCGGGTGCACCTGGGGCTTTCGGGCGGGATCGATTCGGCCGTGGTGGCAGCTCTGGCCGTGAAGGCCCTGGGACCGGAACGGGTCACGGGGTTTCTTATGCCCTCCCGATATTCAAGCCCGGGGAGCATCACCGATGCCGAAGCTCTGGCCGATAACCTGGGTATCCAGCGGGAGATCCTCCCCATCGATCCCCTCTACCAGGCCGTGACGGCCTGCCTGGAAGACCAGTTTGCCGGAACCGCCCCGGGTTTGGCCGAAGAAAACATCCAGGCCCGGTTGAGGGGTCTTCTGATGATGTCCTGGTCCAACAAGTTCGGGTCCCTGACCCTTACCACAGGCAACAAGAGCGAACTTGCCGTGGGCTACTGCACTCTCTACGGCGATATGGCCGGTGCTCTGGCGGTACTTGGGGACGTCCTGAAAACGGAAGTCTTCGCCCTGGCCCGGTTTATGAACCGCGAGAGGGAGATCATACCGGAGAACACCATCGTGAAACCGCCTTCGGCCGAATTGCGGCCCGATCAGAAGGACGAGGACAGCCTCCCTCCGTACCCCCTGCTGGACACCATTCTGGAGGAATACCTTCTGGAAAACCGGACCTTCCAGGAAATTGTCTCCCGGGGACACGATCCGGCCACGGTGGAGCACGTCCTGGGCCTGGTGGCGCGCAGCGAGTACAAACGGCGCCAGGCCCCGCCGGTTCTGAAGGTAAGCCCCAGAGCCTTCGGCACGGGACGCAGGATTCCCATCGCCCGCCATATCTACGAAACCTCCCGTTAG
- a CDS encoding cation:dicarboxylate symporter family transporter — translation MNISFRYALGASAGVLLGMVLPLAGGDTAALLTELSQLVILAGRFLLFPLVFFAMIAAVDELHTKGALGKAGMLSAVVLFLCTVVSTLLGGLAILAFSPQRIPPMVQEGRITAPPSLIASFLEAIPANAFRVFVLDDGALAGILLMALLVGVSFKHDRSVSSPLSLVVDSANRIFYRMNRLLVGILGVLVLLPVAALTVLLRDGADLGLFSQFLLVLIVAVLVMAVLVYPAILYLFDRRRTHPLRWLSAMIPVAVAALGSGDSFFSLATLTRVNRDSLEIPRAVGASVSPWVALYGRAGTALVSMAGFLLVIRSYTALDIGLGDLMLLTVSTVLYSFFLARTPAGGVLLMLSFLASRYGRGMEESYLILLPVMPLLERIGAFLDMMTAGFVTQIAATRGQGEPRR, via the coding sequence ATGAATATTTCTTTTCGCTATGCCCTGGGGGCTTCCGCCGGGGTTCTTCTGGGGATGGTTCTGCCCCTGGCCGGGGGAGACACGGCGGCTCTTCTGACGGAGTTGTCGCAGCTGGTTATTCTGGCGGGGCGGTTTCTGCTCTTTCCGCTGGTCTTTTTTGCCATGATCGCTGCTGTGGACGAGCTCCACACCAAGGGTGCTCTGGGAAAAGCGGGGATGCTCAGCGCGGTGGTGCTTTTTCTGTGTACAGTGGTCTCCACCCTTCTGGGAGGGCTGGCCATTCTGGCTTTCTCTCCCCAGCGGATTCCTCCCATGGTCCAGGAGGGGCGTATTACGGCGCCGCCCTCGCTGATCGCCTCCTTCCTGGAGGCGATTCCTGCCAACGCCTTCAGGGTCTTTGTTCTGGACGATGGTGCCCTGGCGGGAATCCTCCTTATGGCCCTTCTGGTGGGGGTCTCGTTCAAACACGACCGGAGCGTGAGCTCTCCCCTTTCCCTGGTGGTCGATTCGGCCAACCGCATTTTCTACCGCATGAACCGCCTTCTGGTGGGTATCCTGGGAGTCCTGGTGCTTTTGCCCGTGGCGGCTCTGACGGTGCTTCTGCGCGACGGGGCTGACCTGGGGCTGTTCAGCCAGTTCTTGCTGGTCCTGATTGTGGCGGTCCTGGTAATGGCGGTTCTGGTATATCCGGCAATTCTCTACCTCTTTGACCGCCGCCGAACCCATCCCCTGCGCTGGCTTTCGGCGATGATCCCTGTGGCGGTGGCCGCCCTGGGGTCGGGTGATTCCTTCTTTTCCCTGGCCACGCTGACGCGGGTGAACAGGGATTCCCTGGAGATCCCCCGCGCGGTGGGGGCCTCGGTTTCTCCCTGGGTTGCTCTCTACGGCCGGGCTGGCACCGCTCTGGTGAGCATGGCCGGGTTTCTCCTGGTGATCCGCTCCTATACCGCCCTGGATATCGGACTGGGCGATCTGATGCTTCTGACCGTTTCCACGGTGCTCTATTCCTTCTTTCTTGCCCGGACGCCGGCAGGGGGCGTCCTGCTGATGCTCTCCTTTCTGGCCTCCCGCTATGGCCGGGGGATGGAGGAGTCCTATCTCATTCTTTTGCCGGTTATGCCCCTGCTGGAACGGATCGGGGCTTTTCTGGATATGATGACCGCCGGTTTTGTGACCCAGATCGCGGCCACTCGGGGTCAGGGAGAACCCAGGCGATGA
- the proS gene encoding proline--tRNA ligase gives MAEQITKRSTSYSDWYVDIVLRAQLADYSPVKGSMVIRPRGYALWERMQQALDRMFKETGHSNAYFPLLIPESFLKKEAEHVEGFAPELAVVTHGGGQELEEPLVIRPTSETIIWSMYKKWIQSYRDLPLLINQWANVVRWEKRTRLFLRSTEFLWQEGHTAHETEQEARDETLQMLDVYKRFAEEYMAMPVRTGVKTESEKFAGAVDTYAIEALMQDRRALQAGTSHFLGQNFAKAFDVQYQTREGSLEYVWATSWGVSTRLIGALIMAHSDDSGLVIPPRLAPTEVVLIPIFRNKTKEAVLEAARTLARELRQEFRLELDTDENSSPGWKFAEWEMRGVPIRVELGPRDLENNQVTLVRRDTGEKESVSITAVAGRIRSLLEEIQKNLFDRALAFREENTHRPETWEDMKALFNGTGSDDQAAPGGFALVPWDGDPATEALVKEETKATIRVLPFGNEEEARGKTCVISGKPARHMAVFAKSY, from the coding sequence ATGGCAGAACAGATAACAAAACGGTCCACCAGCTACTCAGACTGGTACGTAGATATAGTCCTGCGGGCACAGCTTGCAGACTACAGCCCCGTAAAAGGGTCCATGGTGATCCGCCCCCGGGGATACGCCCTGTGGGAGCGAATGCAACAGGCCCTGGACAGGATGTTCAAGGAGACGGGCCACAGCAACGCCTATTTCCCCCTGCTCATTCCCGAAAGCTTCCTGAAAAAGGAAGCGGAACACGTGGAGGGCTTTGCACCGGAGCTGGCCGTGGTAACCCACGGCGGCGGGCAAGAGCTGGAAGAACCTCTGGTGATTCGGCCCACCTCGGAGACGATCATCTGGAGCATGTACAAAAAGTGGATTCAGTCCTACCGGGACCTGCCGCTGCTGATCAACCAGTGGGCCAACGTGGTGCGCTGGGAGAAGCGGACCCGCCTCTTTTTGCGCTCCACGGAGTTTCTCTGGCAAGAGGGCCACACGGCCCACGAGACGGAACAGGAAGCCCGGGACGAAACTCTGCAGATGCTCGATGTCTACAAGCGTTTTGCCGAGGAATACATGGCAATGCCCGTGCGCACGGGGGTCAAAACCGAGAGCGAGAAGTTTGCCGGAGCGGTGGACACCTACGCGATCGAGGCGCTCATGCAGGACCGACGGGCGCTCCAGGCCGGGACATCCCACTTCCTGGGGCAGAACTTCGCCAAGGCCTTCGATGTGCAGTACCAAACCCGGGAGGGTTCCCTGGAATACGTCTGGGCCACCAGCTGGGGAGTCTCTACCCGTCTGATCGGCGCACTCATTATGGCTCACTCCGACGATAGCGGGTTGGTCATTCCTCCGCGCCTGGCCCCAACCGAGGTGGTGCTGATCCCCATTTTCCGCAACAAAACAAAAGAGGCTGTCCTGGAGGCGGCCCGGACCCTGGCCAGGGAGCTCCGCCAGGAGTTCCGCCTGGAGCTGGATACCGACGAGAACTCTTCGCCGGGGTGGAAGTTTGCCGAGTGGGAGATGCGGGGCGTCCCGATCAGGGTTGAGCTGGGCCCCCGGGACCTGGAAAACAACCAGGTCACCCTGGTGCGGAGAGACACCGGCGAGAAGGAGTCCGTATCAATCACAGCCGTGGCAGGGCGAATACGCTCCCTTCTGGAGGAGATCCAGAAGAATCTCTTTGACCGGGCCCTGGCCTTCCGCGAGGAGAACACCCACCGCCCCGAGACCTGGGAAGACATGAAGGCTCTCTTCAACGGCACCGGTTCCGATGACCAGGCAGCACCGGGAGGGTTTGCCCTGGTTCCCTGGGACGGTGATCCCGCAACAGAGGCGCTGGTAAAGGAAGAGACAAAAGCAACGATCCGGGTCCTGCCTTTCGGAAACGAGGAGGAAGCCCGGGGGAAAACCTGCGTTATCAGCGGGAAACCGGCCCGGCACATGGCGGTCTTTGCCAAGTCCTATTAA